In Deltaproteobacteria bacterium, a single genomic region encodes these proteins:
- a CDS encoding serine/threonine protein kinase, which yields MGRRSGGAGSDAGLANAATLDADADADANTDADNDADADADVESWLVRLAAAPEVPLTLVPGASIGTSFRIERELGRGAMGVVFLAHHLVLDRKVAIKIHRARSAFAADRLLREARALARVEHEHVITVHEAGAWEDQVLIAMEYVDGWTARQWAELEPRSWREIVALYCKAGRGLQAAHERGLIHRDFKPDNILVGRDGRVRVADFGLARIDVDDAEQRARSVDSIASSETSAPAATAGLVGSPAYMAPEQYRTAAVTAAADQFGFCVSLFEALSGTRPFDGDSVDTVAAAICAGRARELPPQHAPAHIRAALRRGMAVDDAQRFPDMAALVAELERDPGRTRRRTAAAIGVVGLVALGGWQASTWRADRAVDECGDPTAELIGVWDPSRREAIQTAMVVDDDATAPARFEAIATAIDDYAARWGAEWQQGCTRPAVHACLVSARGRLSALLQFLERAGPQALLFAPSAVTHLADPVLCAQAVEGGGTEATEATNFAGALAELTLRVEARRDPADLAELERLARDAEAAQEFRVASQALSLAGRLLDDAEAEPLLRRSATLAVSGGNRDDMAIAWSLSAATLAELGRLDEAAAQLELAQGAARDITELATRASVANNAGIVLARLRRAEEAIASFREAIDLNTQVYGPQHESVAESRTALAIVFRDIGRLDEARTEAETALAILGTSVGDRHPLFANTQGVLGAVCLHAGERECAERALTAAAAVFGDVLGRRGDGAWAGIELAGLRLQQGRLDDAIALLERMLAQVTAESRPPSKRLGELLGNVGLAYAMRGDAARALEFSVRSRDVFAAVMGNDHRLVVSATTNVGNLQRELGRLDASAASLTAAVEQARRILQPTDPMRLNAEIELGITSLVQGDSVRALSLARGVLAIVPEDEPTVHLAEARFLLARALGRSSTEGREAARQSLAVYRRLGEGVAGQAALVEAWLEPDDRE from the coding sequence GTGGGTCGTCGATCGGGTGGTGCCGGCTCGGACGCCGGGCTCGCCAATGCGGCGACGCTCGACGCCGACGCCGACGCCGACGCGAACACGGACGCCGACAACGACGCCGATGCCGACGCCGACGTCGAGTCGTGGTTGGTCCGGCTCGCCGCCGCGCCCGAGGTCCCGCTCACCCTCGTCCCGGGCGCCTCGATCGGCACCTCCTTTCGCATCGAGCGCGAGCTCGGCCGCGGCGCGATGGGGGTCGTCTTCCTCGCGCATCACCTCGTGCTCGACCGCAAGGTCGCCATCAAGATCCACCGCGCCCGATCGGCCTTCGCCGCCGATCGCCTCCTGCGCGAGGCCAGGGCCCTCGCCCGCGTCGAGCACGAGCACGTCATCACCGTCCACGAGGCCGGCGCCTGGGAGGACCAGGTCCTGATCGCCATGGAGTACGTCGACGGTTGGACCGCGAGACAGTGGGCCGAGCTCGAGCCCAGGTCCTGGCGGGAGATCGTCGCGCTGTACTGCAAGGCCGGCCGCGGCCTGCAGGCCGCCCACGAGCGCGGCCTGATCCACCGCGACTTCAAGCCCGACAACATCTTGGTCGGACGCGATGGGCGGGTGCGCGTCGCCGACTTCGGTCTCGCCCGCATCGATGTCGACGATGCCGAGCAGCGCGCGCGCTCGGTCGATTCGATCGCGAGCTCCGAGACGTCCGCGCCGGCCGCGACCGCGGGCCTGGTCGGCTCGCCCGCCTACATGGCCCCCGAGCAGTATCGGACCGCGGCCGTCACCGCGGCCGCCGATCAGTTCGGGTTCTGCGTCTCGCTGTTCGAGGCGCTCTCCGGCACGCGCCCCTTCGACGGCGATAGCGTCGACACGGTGGCCGCGGCGATCTGCGCAGGTCGTGCCCGCGAGCTGCCACCGCAGCACGCCCCGGCCCACATCCGCGCTGCCCTCCGCCGCGGCATGGCCGTCGACGACGCCCAGCGCTTCCCCGACATGGCTGCGCTGGTCGCCGAGCTCGAGCGCGATCCGGGCCGCACCCGACGGCGCACCGCCGCGGCGATCGGTGTCGTCGGTCTCGTCGCCCTCGGCGGCTGGCAGGCCTCGACGTGGCGTGCCGATCGAGCGGTGGACGAGTGCGGAGATCCAACCGCAGAGTTGATCGGCGTGTGGGATCCGAGCCGCCGCGAGGCGATCCAGACCGCGATGGTCGTCGACGACGACGCGACGGCTCCCGCGCGGTTCGAGGCGATCGCGACCGCCATCGACGACTACGCCGCGCGTTGGGGCGCCGAGTGGCAGCAGGGCTGCACGCGCCCCGCCGTGCACGCGTGCCTGGTCTCGGCGCGGGGTCGCTTGAGCGCCCTGCTGCAGTTCCTCGAGCGCGCGGGGCCGCAGGCGCTGCTCTTCGCCCCGAGCGCCGTCACGCACCTGGCCGACCCCGTCCTGTGCGCGCAGGCGGTCGAGGGCGGTGGCACCGAGGCGACCGAGGCAACGAACTTCGCCGGCGCGCTCGCCGAGCTCACCCTGCGCGTCGAGGCTCGGCGCGATCCGGCCGACCTCGCCGAGCTCGAGCGCCTCGCCCGCGATGCCGAGGCCGCCCAGGAGTTCCGTGTCGCCTCGCAGGCCCTCAGCCTCGCCGGCCGACTCCTCGACGACGCCGAGGCCGAGCCCTTGCTGCGACGCTCGGCCACCCTCGCCGTCAGCGGGGGCAATCGAGACGACATGGCGATCGCGTGGAGCCTGTCGGCGGCCACGCTCGCCGAACTCGGGAGGCTCGACGAGGCGGCCGCGCAGCTCGAGCTCGCCCAAGGCGCGGCGCGCGACATCACCGAGCTGGCCACACGCGCCAGCGTCGCCAACAATGCGGGGATCGTGCTCGCCCGGCTACGGCGCGCGGAGGAGGCGATCGCGTCGTTCCGTGAGGCGATCGATCTGAACACCCAGGTCTACGGTCCGCAGCACGAGAGCGTCGCCGAGAGCCGCACGGCCCTGGCGATCGTGTTTCGGGACATCGGCCGCCTCGACGAGGCGAGGACCGAGGCGGAGACCGCGTTGGCGATCCTCGGCACGTCGGTCGGCGATCGGCACCCCCTGTTCGCAAACACCCAGGGCGTGCTCGGAGCCGTGTGCCTGCACGCGGGCGAGAGGGAGTGCGCCGAGCGGGCCCTGACCGCGGCGGCGGCTGTGTTCGGCGACGTCTTGGGTCGCCGCGGCGACGGGGCCTGGGCTGGTATCGAGCTTGCCGGGCTGCGTCTGCAACAGGGCCGACTCGATGATGCGATCGCACTGCTCGAACGCATGCTTGCCCAAGTGACGGCGGAGTCGAGGCCGCCGTCGAAGCGGCTCGGCGAGCTGCTCGGCAACGTCGGACTCGCCTACGCCATGCGCGGGGACGCAGCGCGCGCGCTCGAGTTCTCCGTGCGCTCGCGCGACGTCTTCGCCGCCGTGATGGGCAACGATCACCGGCTCGTCGTGAGCGCGACGACCAACGTCGGCAATCTGCAGCGCGAGCTCGGCCGCCTCGACGCATCGGCGGCGTCGCTGACTGCGGCGGTCGAGCAGGCGCGCCGCATCCTGCAGCCCACCGACCCGATGCGCCTCAACGCCGAGATCGAGCTCGGCATCACGTCGCTCGTCCAAGGGGACAGCGTCCGCGCACTGTCACTCGCGCGGGGCGTCCTCGCGATCGTGCCCGAGGACGAGCCCACCGTGCACCTGGCCGAGGCTCGATTCCTCCTCGCCCGCGCCCTCGGGCGCAGCTCGACCGAGGGCCGCGAGGCCGCGAGGCAATCGCTCGCGGTCTACCGCCGCCTCGGCGAAGGCGTCGCCGGCCAGGCCGCGCTCGTCGAGGCGTGGCTCGAGCCGGACGACCGCGAGTAA
- a CDS encoding serine/threonine protein kinase, with product MTSAPASSTGAAPTGALAADDPAVLVGRVIAERYRVEAVLGRGGMGAVLRCHHLGLQRDVAVKLLHPKLADDREIAARFEREAASASRLDHPNCVRVLDFGAWQAVPGAAPAKYLAMQLLEGGELTAQLGKPLPPRRAIALMQQILAGLEHAHAHGIVHRDLKPENVFVTRDHDGDELLKLVDFGIAKITEADSASPKLTRVGFVFGTPQYMSPEQAAGGTVDLRTDLYAAGVILYEMLAGIPPFMGDDPTALLRQHVFDDPPPLSHALPHGLRQVVMRMLAKDRDRRFASAREVREALAEIDAEIAAASSSTARPVFGTIARATTMTPISAVGMPPPAREPSAIARLWWVGAAAVVLGAIALAKLPDGASTPSSADADPPATWLADRLQAWQRGDAPPPVSKAPGAAAVVAADTRPSSLASLLPTPTPTIDRTALDEALGRGDHAAALVQLDALLVLHPDDGSLLLQRARELTAVPSRDDDAMQAWSRALEVDDDALDEPAVLTELVTLLQRPPLRVAATELALTRMGDRALPVLLDFVAAPKPVLEYSLRHRALDRIAADADASSKLDRSLQQSLDLWQAGQAPAPCVAFGAALDEIQAEPSPGVLGTLHRVTPPVAAADADPASAEACGVLPMRLQAVRAQVLAAHPVPATAWTVPPAYAAPKKKAAKKRRGVLQRLFGG from the coding sequence GTGACTTCGGCTCCCGCCAGCAGCACCGGCGCTGCGCCAACTGGCGCGCTCGCAGCCGACGACCCCGCGGTGCTGGTCGGCCGCGTGATCGCGGAGCGCTATCGCGTCGAGGCGGTGCTCGGTCGTGGCGGCATGGGTGCGGTGCTGCGCTGCCACCACCTCGGGCTGCAGCGAGACGTCGCGGTCAAGCTCCTGCACCCCAAGCTCGCCGACGACCGCGAGATCGCGGCCCGCTTCGAGCGCGAGGCCGCGAGTGCCTCGCGGCTCGATCACCCCAACTGCGTTCGCGTGCTCGACTTCGGGGCGTGGCAGGCGGTGCCCGGCGCGGCGCCGGCGAAGTACCTCGCGATGCAGCTGCTGGAGGGCGGCGAGCTGACCGCGCAGCTCGGCAAGCCGCTGCCGCCGCGTCGCGCGATCGCGTTGATGCAGCAGATCCTCGCCGGTCTCGAGCACGCCCATGCGCACGGCATCGTCCACCGGGATCTCAAGCCCGAGAACGTGTTCGTCACGCGCGATCACGACGGCGATGAGCTGCTCAAGCTGGTCGACTTCGGCATCGCGAAGATCACCGAGGCCGACAGCGCGAGTCCCAAGCTCACCCGTGTGGGCTTCGTGTTCGGCACGCCGCAGTACATGAGCCCCGAGCAGGCCGCCGGTGGCACCGTCGATCTGCGGACCGATCTGTACGCCGCGGGGGTCATCCTCTACGAGATGCTGGCCGGCATCCCGCCCTTCATGGGTGACGATCCGACCGCGCTGCTGCGCCAGCATGTGTTCGACGATCCGCCGCCGCTCTCGCACGCGCTACCCCATGGGCTGCGTCAGGTCGTCATGCGCATGCTCGCGAAGGATCGCGACCGTCGCTTCGCCAGTGCCCGCGAGGTCCGCGAGGCGCTGGCCGAGATCGACGCCGAGATCGCGGCCGCGTCGTCGTCGACCGCGCGGCCGGTGTTCGGCACCATCGCGCGGGCGACCACCATGACGCCGATCAGCGCGGTCGGCATGCCGCCGCCGGCCCGCGAGCCCAGCGCGATCGCGCGGCTGTGGTGGGTCGGGGCCGCGGCCGTGGTGCTCGGTGCAATCGCGCTGGCGAAGCTCCCCGACGGTGCCTCGACACCGAGCAGCGCGGACGCCGATCCGCCGGCGACATGGCTCGCCGATCGGCTGCAGGCGTGGCAGCGCGGTGACGCGCCGCCGCCGGTCTCGAAGGCCCCAGGGGCCGCCGCGGTGGTGGCGGCCGATACCCGGCCATCGTCGCTCGCGTCGCTGCTGCCGACGCCGACGCCGACGATCGATCGCACCGCACTCGACGAGGCGCTCGGCCGAGGCGACCACGCGGCGGCGCTGGTGCAGCTCGACGCGCTGTTGGTGCTGCATCCCGACGACGGCAGCCTGCTGCTGCAGCGCGCGCGCGAACTCACCGCGGTGCCGTCGCGCGACGACGACGCGATGCAGGCTTGGTCACGCGCGCTCGAGGTCGACGACGACGCGCTCGACGAGCCGGCTGTGTTGACCGAGCTGGTGACGCTGCTGCAGCGACCGCCGCTGCGCGTGGCAGCGACCGAGCTCGCGCTGACGCGGATGGGTGATCGCGCGCTGCCGGTGTTGCTCGACTTCGTCGCTGCGCCCAAGCCGGTGCTCGAGTACTCGCTGCGACACCGCGCGCTCGATCGCATCGCGGCCGATGCCGATGCGAGCAGCAAGCTCGACCGCAGCCTGCAGCAGTCGCTCGATCTGTGGCAGGCCGGCCAGGCGCCCGCGCCGTGCGTGGCGTTCGGCGCGGCGCTCGACGAGATCCAGGCCGAGCCCAGCCCGGGCGTGCTCGGCACGCTGCACCGGGTCACGCCGCCGGTCGCGGCCGCCGACGCCGACCCTGCCAGCGCCGAGGCCTGTGGTGTGCTGCCGATGCGTCTGCAGGCGGTGCGCGCCCAGGTGCTCGCAGCGCATCCGGTGCCGGCGACGGCGTGGACGGTACCGCCCGCCTACGCCGCACCGAAGAAGAAGGCCGCAAAGAAGCGCCGCGGCGTGCTGCAGCGTCTGTTCGGCGGCTGA
- a CDS encoding DUF3472 domain-containing protein: protein MPPHVRGIIALAIAGACTSNADGKVDSSSSSDTDGTSTQTASTTQATTQSATTSTDSDTESTATAATDTATTATTTAADDTASSSGDDACGDGVCSDDEDASSCCLDCGVCDDGATVRMQTGVEGGAPGSGLTPGGMADTHAYFAGGPFAELVYPFTITDEPVDGSSWFWAQQFFFDGTDQGGYTGVQANGILGGQVVGKMLIGSIWDATAAVPGPQASCEPFGGEGVGYSCRLAYAWRENVTYRMIVREEQPQQWSIAVHDPTIPGEILLGTITTPAAWGRIHGPTAGFAEYYGETDSCDTTPYAVALLHAPLADGTPPTGVDAGTYGTCMAVATSSCTGPLCQ, encoded by the coding sequence ATGCCGCCGCACGTCCGAGGGATCATCGCGCTCGCCATCGCCGGCGCCTGCACCAGCAACGCCGACGGCAAGGTTGACAGCTCGTCGAGCTCCGACACCGACGGCACCAGCACGCAGACCGCATCGACCACGCAGGCGACCACGCAGTCCGCCACCACGTCGACCGACAGCGACACCGAGAGCACCGCCACCGCAGCGACGGACACCGCGACCACCGCGACCACCACCGCCGCAGACGACACCGCGAGCTCGAGCGGCGACGATGCCTGCGGCGACGGCGTTTGCAGCGACGACGAGGACGCCAGCAGCTGTTGCCTCGATTGTGGCGTGTGCGACGACGGTGCGACCGTGCGCATGCAGACCGGCGTCGAAGGCGGTGCCCCCGGCAGCGGCCTGACCCCCGGCGGCATGGCCGACACGCACGCGTACTTCGCGGGCGGGCCGTTCGCGGAGCTGGTCTACCCGTTCACGATCACCGACGAGCCGGTCGACGGCTCGAGCTGGTTCTGGGCCCAGCAGTTCTTCTTCGATGGCACCGATCAGGGCGGCTACACCGGCGTCCAGGCCAACGGCATCCTCGGCGGCCAGGTCGTCGGCAAGATGCTCATCGGCTCGATCTGGGACGCGACCGCGGCGGTACCCGGGCCGCAGGCCTCGTGTGAGCCGTTTGGCGGCGAGGGCGTCGGCTACAGCTGTCGGCTCGCGTACGCGTGGCGAGAGAACGTCACGTACCGCATGATCGTGCGCGAGGAGCAGCCGCAGCAGTGGTCGATCGCCGTGCACGATCCGACGATCCCCGGCGAGATCCTGCTCGGCACCATCACGACCCCCGCGGCTTGGGGCCGCATCCACGGCCCCACTGCCGGCTTCGCCGAGTACTACGGAGAGACCGACAGCTGCGACACCACGCCGTACGCGGTCGCACTGCTACACGCGCCGCTCGCCGACGGCACACCGCCGACCGGCGTCGACGCAGGCACGTACGGCACGTGCATGGCGGTGGCGACGAGCAGCTGCACCGGACCGCTGTGCCAGTGA
- a CDS encoding endo alpha-1,4 polygalactosaminidase has product MQLHGRVLLFVALAPACTDGGEGATATATATATVSASVGSDSASSDGTGPVSSTESNITTTASTSASSGTETDTTDPTGNDSTDTDPSAGSTGEPGMVVLPPSDGGLDYQLGGGYEPPAGVMIVSRDRNDTPAAGLYNICYVNGFQAQPDEESFWLDEHPDLVLRDGSGDPVIDQDWDEMLLDTSTDAKRTALAEIVGGWIAQCGTDGFDAVEIDNLDSYSRSMDLLSQDDAVAYMALLSDAAHQHGMAIAQKNSTEILDRHVEMGTDFAVAEECSTWDECADYVDVYGGAVLMIEYVEGDFATGCAQYPDHSIVLRDVNLTTPGNGSYVYDGC; this is encoded by the coding sequence ATGCAACTGCATGGCCGCGTGCTCCTCTTTGTCGCCCTCGCACCCGCCTGCACCGACGGTGGCGAAGGCGCGACTGCAACCGCAACCGCAACCGCGACCGTCTCGGCCAGCGTGGGCAGCGACAGCGCCAGCAGCGACGGCACCGGCCCCGTGAGCTCGACGGAGAGCAACATCACCACCACCGCGAGTACGTCTGCCAGCAGCGGCACCGAGACCGACACGACCGACCCGACCGGCAACGACTCGACCGACACCGACCCGAGCGCGGGCTCGACCGGCGAGCCCGGCATGGTCGTGTTGCCACCGAGCGACGGCGGCCTCGACTACCAGCTCGGCGGTGGCTACGAGCCACCCGCCGGCGTGATGATCGTGTCGCGCGATCGCAACGACACCCCCGCCGCAGGCCTCTACAACATCTGCTACGTGAACGGCTTCCAGGCCCAGCCCGACGAAGAGTCGTTCTGGCTCGACGAGCACCCCGACCTGGTACTGCGCGATGGCAGCGGCGATCCCGTGATCGACCAGGACTGGGACGAGATGCTGCTCGATACCAGTACCGACGCCAAGCGCACCGCGCTCGCCGAGATCGTGGGCGGCTGGATCGCCCAGTGCGGCACCGACGGCTTCGACGCGGTCGAGATCGACAACCTCGACTCCTACTCGCGCTCGATGGATCTGCTGAGCCAGGACGACGCAGTGGCGTACATGGCCCTGCTCTCCGACGCCGCGCACCAGCACGGCATGGCCATCGCCCAGAAGAACTCCACCGAGATCCTCGACCGTCACGTCGAGATGGGCACCGACTTCGCGGTCGCCGAGGAGTGCAGCACCTGGGACGAGTGCGCCGACTACGTCGACGTCTACGGCGGCGCGGTGCTGATGATCGAGTACGTCGAAGGCGACTTCGCCACCGGCTGCGCGCAGTACCCCGACCACTCGATCGTGCTGCGCGACGTGAACCTCACCACCCCCGGCAACGGCAGCTACGTCTACGACGGCTGCTGA
- a CDS encoding right-handed parallel beta-helix repeat-containing protein → MTDIARHRGLMIACLAACGGAPAADDSQGVGSNATTQTGSADGTDADASSGASEAATAAASGGSTEGGDDDTASSTGSDDTGDDTGPPPPPECGDGSCGALETCSSCADDCGACPENCDDPDVLCVDDAPGSEFSTIQDAVDAAVGGDTVLVFAGAYAGFQVDHSGEPGARIEIRAAEPGVQLVDPADGPTVASSCDEAPAGICIVGSDELAGVHDVVIEGFEIADMPRSCVVARSANPGVAGESSPHLRLVIRTMKCTQAGHEGFYLSQVGSSLIEGNDIVDAGANGDDRGHGIYMANAGCDDSVLRGNTIHWDGALGPPEGAGIHLNGDLTVEGNGGGDGVITGITIEGNRIWGADHNGINMDGVRASRIAGNLIYGNARHAITGYAIDAAAGPADLHIVGNTLVVPSFGTGAPIRLHEDDGGHVFFDNIALVEGGGPSISVESTAIVSDYNVLGAAFAIADEDVDLAQWQAEGLDTNSLVVSDLAELFVGASDHHLVDGAVAIDAGIADLAEVAAPVFDLDGVVRPVGGAHDIGAYER, encoded by the coding sequence ATGACCGACATCGCGCGCCACCGCGGACTCATGATCGCTTGCCTCGCTGCCTGCGGCGGTGCGCCGGCCGCCGACGACTCCCAGGGCGTCGGCTCGAACGCGACCACGCAGACCGGCAGCGCCGACGGCACGGACGCCGACGCCAGCTCGGGCGCGAGTGAGGCGGCGACGGCTGCGGCCAGTGGTGGCAGCACCGAGGGGGGCGACGACGACACGGCCTCGAGCACGGGCTCCGACGACACCGGCGATGACACCGGCCCGCCGCCGCCGCCGGAGTGCGGCGACGGCTCGTGCGGAGCGCTCGAGACCTGTTCGAGCTGCGCCGACGACTGCGGTGCGTGTCCCGAGAACTGCGACGACCCCGACGTGCTGTGCGTCGACGATGCGCCGGGCAGCGAGTTCTCGACGATCCAGGACGCCGTCGATGCCGCCGTCGGCGGCGACACCGTGCTGGTGTTCGCGGGAGCGTACGCCGGGTTCCAGGTCGACCACTCGGGCGAGCCCGGCGCGCGCATCGAGATCCGCGCGGCCGAGCCCGGCGTGCAACTCGTCGACCCCGCCGACGGCCCGACGGTCGCGAGCAGCTGCGACGAAGCCCCAGCGGGCATCTGCATCGTGGGCTCGGACGAACTCGCTGGCGTGCACGATGTCGTGATCGAGGGCTTCGAGATCGCCGACATGCCGCGCTCGTGCGTGGTCGCGCGTTCGGCCAACCCCGGCGTTGCGGGCGAGAGCAGCCCCCACCTGCGGCTGGTGATCCGCACGATGAAGTGCACGCAGGCCGGGCACGAAGGCTTCTACCTCTCACAGGTGGGCTCGTCGCTGATCGAGGGCAACGACATCGTCGATGCCGGCGCCAACGGTGACGATCGTGGCCACGGAATCTACATGGCAAACGCCGGCTGCGACGACTCGGTACTACGCGGCAACACGATCCACTGGGATGGTGCCCTCGGCCCACCGGAAGGCGCTGGCATCCACCTCAACGGCGACCTCACCGTCGAGGGCAATGGCGGCGGTGACGGTGTGATCACGGGCATCACCATCGAGGGCAATCGCATCTGGGGTGCCGACCACAACGGCATCAACATGGACGGCGTCCGTGCGTCGCGAATCGCCGGCAACCTCATCTACGGGAACGCGCGCCACGCGATTACCGGCTATGCGATCGATGCGGCGGCCGGGCCCGCCGACCTGCACATCGTCGGCAACACGCTGGTGGTACCGTCGTTCGGTACCGGCGCGCCGATCCGTCTCCACGAAGACGACGGCGGGCACGTGTTCTTCGACAACATCGCGCTGGTCGAGGGTGGCGGCCCCAGCATCTCGGTCGAGAGCACGGCAATCGTCAGCGACTACAACGTGCTGGGGGCGGCGTTCGCGATCGCCGACGAGGACGTCGACCTCGCGCAGTGGCAGGCCGAGGGCCTCGACACGAACTCGCTCGTCGTCAGCGATCTGGCCGAGCTGTTCGTCGGCGCGAGCGACCATCACCTGGTGGATGGCGCGGTCGCGATCGATGCAGGCATCGCCGATCTCGCCGAGGTCGCGGCGCCTGTGTTCGACCTCGACGGGGTCGTGCGGCCCGTCGGCGGCGCGCACGACATCGGTGCCTACGAACGCTGA
- a CDS encoding sigma-70 family RNA polymerase sigma factor, whose protein sequence is MTLSFTPSPHAVSRHRALEPTRRARVEHLHREHYAYVWRTLRHLGVAPGWIDDACQEVFVVVHRRVDEFEGRSDVTTWLFAIARRVAADHRRSQWRTARRHAALAAQRCVEDDGPMRFDDPVARTEAADRVQRFLDGLDDDKRAVFVLWAFEDLNGPEIASRLDMNLNTVYSRLRLARAEFELACREAGGAPELAIAAASAREPGPQQRMAAWMLLAPQLGAVTRAPLSTALLSAKLWLGAAAAAVAVTGGAWMMHTPAAALARTRTSPDAERPAIEPHSPTHAASTVGELERRPSSAAQAADAAPGVPAMRQPAAEPVAGGVAAGAPTAKPPVPASTRPRRSGVAAAATPPLASAAPPGSEAQAPERIAAPVVRPVEPPMGDALAQETELIAELRAATRRGDHTAAIALAETHAERFGHGRLVAQRQAYEAMARCGLGQLRRGRSLAQRYLDAHPHAVLATSVRNACFGG, encoded by the coding sequence ATGACTCTCAGCTTCACGCCGTCGCCCCATGCGGTGAGCCGCCACCGCGCGCTCGAGCCGACCCGGCGTGCACGGGTCGAGCACCTGCACCGCGAACACTACGCGTACGTGTGGCGAACCCTTCGGCACCTCGGGGTCGCTCCCGGGTGGATCGACGATGCCTGCCAGGAGGTGTTCGTCGTCGTGCACCGTCGCGTCGATGAGTTCGAGGGGCGCTCCGATGTCACGACGTGGCTGTTTGCGATCGCCCGTCGCGTCGCAGCCGACCATCGCCGCTCGCAGTGGCGCACCGCCCGTCGGCACGCCGCGCTCGCAGCCCAGCGCTGCGTCGAAGACGACGGGCCGATGCGCTTCGACGATCCCGTTGCGCGCACCGAAGCCGCCGATCGCGTGCAGCGGTTTCTCGACGGGCTCGACGACGACAAGCGCGCAGTGTTCGTGCTGTGGGCGTTCGAAGATCTGAACGGGCCCGAGATCGCGAGCCGCCTCGACATGAACCTCAACACGGTCTACTCGCGCCTACGGCTGGCGCGCGCCGAGTTCGAGCTCGCGTGCCGCGAGGCTGGTGGCGCACCCGAGCTGGCGATCGCAGCCGCGAGCGCGCGCGAACCGGGGCCGCAGCAGCGCATGGCGGCATGGATGCTGCTGGCGCCACAGCTCGGCGCGGTGACCAGGGCACCACTTTCGACCGCGCTGCTCTCGGCCAAGCTGTGGCTGGGTGCAGCGGCGGCAGCGGTCGCTGTGACCGGCGGCGCATGGATGATGCACACGCCCGCTGCGGCGCTCGCTCGGACGCGCACGAGCCCCGATGCCGAGCGACCCGCCATCGAGCCCCACTCGCCGACGCACGCGGCATCGACGGTGGGCGAGCTCGAACGGCGCCCGAGCAGCGCCGCGCAGGCAGCCGACGCGGCACCGGGCGTGCCCGCCATGCGCCAGCCGGCAGCAGAGCCCGTAGCCGGTGGTGTCGCCGCAGGTGCACCCACCGCGAAGCCGCCAGTGCCTGCATCGACACGGCCACGCCGGTCCGGCGTGGCGGCTGCTGCGACGCCGCCGCTCGCATCGGCAGCTCCGCCGGGCAGCGAGGCGCAAGCGCCCGAGCGCATCGCTGCGCCCGTGGTCCGGCCCGTCGAACCACCGATGGGTGATGCACTCGCGCAAGAAACCGAGCTCATCGCCGAGCTGCGCGCTGCGACACGAAGGGGCGATCACACCGCCGCGATCGCGCTCGCCGAGACCCACGCCGAGCGCTTCGGGCACGGACGCCTCGTCGCGCAGCGTCAGGCCTACGAGGCCATGGCCCGCTGTGGCCTGGGCCAGCTTCGGCGCGGTCGCTCACTGGCCCAGCGCTATCTCGATGCACACCCACACGCCGTGCTCGCCACGAGCGTGCGCAACGCGTGCTTTGGCGGATGA